In the Drosophila teissieri strain GT53w chromosome 3R, Prin_Dtei_1.1, whole genome shotgun sequence genome, TAAACGTAGGCAGCATCACCAAGAATCAATTTGAGCGTGGTCTATCCAACATGGGAGTGGGCAAATATCTGACCCAAAGGGAAATGTCCATTCTGCTGGAACGCTACACTGATCCAGTGGATACCAATCGAGTGCGTTGGCGCAATTTCGCTGATGAGATCGATACAGGTGGAGAGTTATGAACCCTATTAGCACTATACATTCTAAACATCTATCATTCTAGTATTTACCATTAAGAACCTGGAGAAGATGCCACAGTGCGTCGTTGAATCGCCACTTCGTCACATCCAGGAGTTGCCCAGACCAGGAGCCGTGCCCTGGGAGACTGTGCCGGCGAATATCCGTGATCTGTGTGAGGATGCCATGGGCAAGATTAGGATACGCATCCGCAATCGCCGCCTTTATCTGCATCCTTTCTTCCGAAGCTACGATAAGTAAGTCTACCGACACTATCTTAAATGAAGATACAGAAAATCGAACTATTTCCCATTCGCTTTCCAGACTAAACAGTGGACATGTGCGCTGCAACATTACCAAGCAGATCTTCCGCACCAATGGCATTCTCTTGTCCGACCCGGAGCAGGACTCTGTGCTAAGTCGCTATGGAAACGAGCTGGGCTTCTGCTACACCAAGTTTTTGGACGACGTCGATCCGGCGGAGTATGCCATGCCAGCGATGGTCACCAAGCAGGAACTGGTGGAGTGTCCGCCGTTTGCGAGGGACAATTTGGAGCCCGAGGATATCAGCGAGGAGGTCATTGTGCGCATCCTTACGAACGCCAAGCGACAGGCTGTGGTCAAGAGTGTGGCCGTCATCGAGTTCATGAAGGATTACGATCGCCATCGCGAAGGCGAGATCCTTGAATCGGACTTTAAGCGAGCGCTGGACAACTCAAGTGTCATCATCAAGGAAGAGGAGGCCAACATCTTGTGCAATATgtaagttttaatttaatacattttaatattggGAATCCTATTTCCTATATGCAGTCCATATATCCTAATCTCTTAATCAATTTCTTTTACATGACCAGCTTCCGTTCACCAAATCGCGTGTCCTGTGTTCGCTATCGCGATTTCTGCAAGGCCCTCGACGAGATCTTTATCCAACTGGACACGAACTTGGGTGACCAGGTGGTCACCGCCGTGCCACTGCTGCACCTGCCCAATCTGGACTGCGTCGACTGCTTCCTGAGCTTCGACGAGCGAACCATCTGCTCGCAGGCCCTGATGAAGCTCGCCCGTAAACCGGACGAGATCTCCAATCTGAGCCAGGTGTTCAAGGACTTCGATCGCGAACAGTGCGGCTCGATCACACAGAATCAGTTCTTGCGTGGCATTACGGTGCGCGACATGCATGTAATGCTGAGCAGCCGAGAGTTCCAAGCCATCTGCAAGTGCTTCGGCGTAAAGAAGGGCATGTGCATGGAGTTCAATTACCGGGAATTCCTGAAAATCCTGGACGTGCTCTTTAGCACTGGCCAGATGAAGCGCAACTATTAGGAGCGCGACTAAACTAACCCTCTCCAAATTCAAAGTGTACCCCATTTGTAACGAAATTTTTGAATGTCACCAGGCAagtaaaaacattttgtggaCTTTTAATTTAGATTTTCTTTAATGTAATGTTCGCTTTAAAACTGCCTGATCTCCTATCGTTCAATTAAGTTAGGTTGTAATTTCGCTTGagaatgttttattttcttaagtGGGAAAGTCCACGCTTTCACACGCATTGTTTTCAATGTATTGATTTCCTTGAAATGCTACCTAAACTGCCCGTCCAGCACACATCGGCATTTATAATCTGCCATCCATTCAGCTTGACGGTCGGACGATTTCATAAAGATTTTCATATAGCTAGAGTAGTGTATACATAGATAGATTTGATTTAACAATTCGCATTCTTGCAGTGGTCTATACAATTGTGGGGGTGTACGTAGAGAGATAATGTTCTCGCAGTGTGGCTTtagatttttattaaaatataaatctcTTCCCTTTCAGAAGTGTACATAAATATAgatgtattatgtattatgtatgtataaatgtaGTCTATGAGCGTAATACACATatccgaaaacgaaaacgaaaacaaaaactaatcCCGTTTCCGCTTTCTGTTCTGTATTAGTTAGTATTATGTAATATGgtggttttgtttgttgtagGTTGTTTCTGCTTTGTTGTCTTGTCTTGtcgtatattttatatattgtatatagttTTTCAATCGAACGGGAAGAAGGCAACCCGATGTGCCAGCCAGTCAACGCTTGCTTCTTTTGTTTCTTGGttctataattattattacatattacagttaattcataattaaagttaaacaaaTACTTATACTCTATTGTATTGTGTAATGTATGAAACATTTTAgctgtattttgttttgttttgtaagtatatttgtttgatttcttgttttctttcctATCTCTCCGACTTCCTGTGCTACTGACGCGTTAAACAATTACCTCGCATAATGTATGGGACTACattagaaaaacaaattagttTCGACACACAGGCAACGTGAGCATTGCACAGCATTAAGTTTGGCAAATGTTGTTTGCCACGTTCCCTGCAATGTTGTCTTGTGGTTTTAGACGGGTTGAAGGGTTGTTTGGTGGgcggttggttggttggttggttggttggttgtttggttgctTGGTTGGTTTGTCGGCTTAATGAGCGTGTGGCTATGAAAAATTAGCCACTTGCTGAAAAATTACATGTGTCTCTATGCCTAGCTATGTGTGTATCtatttgtgtttggtttttgtagtgtttttttttcttgttgtggCTTGCTTTGTATGGTATAAATGATGCTTTTTAACtcccgatgctgctgctgcgtatGACGCTCTCgtttttattgctgttgttggaaTGGTGTTACACATCAAGTGTGTAAAGGTGTGTTAAGGTAGCTGATGTTGATATTATTGctcccagccagccagtctattcattttcttttttcctcatttcttTCATACAGATATATACAACGGCGTATATATGCGGTTACCCAGACGGTGTTGTTGTAGAGATGTGTGTTGCTTCTTGTAGTAATGCTGCAAtgaaattaactttaattaacTGGCACCAAAGCGTGAATGGCCTTCAACTCACCATAACAAACTAAACTAGGTAAAATTCAAATAGTTTGCAGTTATCTGGAGAATGCGAGATACCCAATGCccacgccccctgcccctTTTTAGTAGGGCTGATGCCGCTGCTGGCGTCCACCGCCTCCGCGCTGCTTGCCACCGTTAaaaccgccaccgccgcctgTTTTGGAAACGTTTGGAAAGTGTTCAAGGCATTAGTCGGttaaatcgaatcgaataTCGGATTATATCAGGCAAAAAGAAAGACATGCTCAACATCTGCGGGAAGGGTAGGAGGGGGTTCATCTATAGATTTCATTAACTACGCAAAACGACTTCGGTTTCTTTTTGGAAATTTTGACCAATTCTAGTGGGGGGGCACAGCATagcaaaataaagtaaaacatAAGTCATGAAAAGCCAATGGAGGAAGGATAACCAAAAACGATGAAACTGCTGtacaaacataaaaaaaattatttcaaatggaCTACACTATGTAGTATTATAGGAGGGATGAGGGCCCAACAATTCGTTGGTTACAGATAGTTTTCGCTAGGCGCTTCTTAGTGTTAATACCTTTggggccgccgccgccgcggGGTCCACCGCGACCACCGCCCATAttgccaccaccgcctccgccgTAGCCGTTACCCTCAAAGCCGCCGCCGTAACCGTATCCGTCTTTTGGTTGCAATGGCATTTCGTGGTGCAATAAATCACACACAAAGGTGTCGTTGTTTGCGCAGATTAGGTCGTACAGAAAATTGatgaaaacacaaacaaagctTATCTTATAAAATGGTGTAAAACGACACGAACAAAATTAAGATGGGTCTAAGTGGGTACTGCCAACTACTTTAGTCTATATTATTGCTAAGTCACGTGACCGAAGTAGTCACGACTTGATCCTAATTCcaatttgaattgaatttgtacatttactaaataaatttaaaatgttgaaGTAGCCACTTTTGGCACAtctgaataaatatttttggttacaaCATTCTATGAAAAATTACACTTTTTAGTGACTAGTTGGCAGGACTTTCGGTGGAGTGGAACCTATTACTTGGATCGGGGGATTGTATTCTTTTACTTTTACGCTTGGTCAAAATTTGTACTACTCAGTTTTGGACGACGCCGACGAGCCGAGGGGAGACAATTCAAATGGCACATACCAAGCGAGCTGGAAAGGAATCACCTGCTCCGGATCCGGAGGAGAGTGTGGTTGGTTGGTGTGGTTTGGTGAGATCAGGGGTGGGTTGTGGGCGGAAACTGAAATACACACAAAATTGTTgtctggtttttgtttttttttcgtttttcttttatttgctcATTTCTTGTTTGTGGATTTTGATTATAAGAATGATGGTTAAAATGTTGCTCTAACATTTGGTTGTTGATTGTTGTAGCTGTTGGTTGCTGGTacacaataaaaatttaaaaaacaatgttCGCTCGCTTTCCTCTTGCAAATGGCGAGGAAACTGGCGCAAGGCGGCGCTCACACATACATGCGTTTCGATTGGATTGGTTGTTATTTCGCTTggttatatataattatataatataactcTGGTTGTTGTCTCAGATTTTGGTTAGTTGTCGACCGGACGCGACTCGACTTATTAACATGTTTCACAATGTATTGCAATGGATTTCTCAATTCAATTCATTCGATTTCTCATTTCTTTACAGCACTCGTTAtgcatttatgttttttaatttttacctCATTTTCCACACAACAATTtcagcatttcaatttcaaattaattaaatgtttgtttgaatttattcggtaaataattttgtaaggtttgccaaaaaaatttgtgAATTCATTTGCTGctcttgtgtgtgtgtattttgaaTGTCTCACCTCAgcaaaaagtaataaaattatcattttttcgtgaattttcttttataacATTCCCTTTGAAGGATCTTCGGGAATTGCAAGGGTCTGGGGGAAGGGGAGGGATGAGGATGCGGAGTCTGTCgcgaatatattatatttttgcgTGTCATAGAAAACGTtttgcgaaaaacaaaaacaaatgcaaatagtcaacaaattttactttatACTTGAGTTAATATAATGATTATAATAATTACTCTTCGTgttcattgttgttgttgtcgtagCTGTtgttaaaaacaagaaaactgGATTTGTAGCTTAAGAATTGTCTTAGAATCGGCTTgacaatatattaattaattcattcATTACTTTAGTGGTTCCATTATATCATTTcatctttcttcttttttttttaagagtttttttttagagtTTTTCAATGCATTTTACTAagaacaaatattaattacgCTAAGTTACTTGTAAATATATACGTTTTAAATGTAATAGAAAAAGGAAGATTTaagtaaaaaatgaaaaacgttACAGTTAAGTGAAAAGTTAACACTGTTGGTGCGGTTTTGCTTGGCGGATCGTTCGATTGCTCGATCTCTGGTCGCTTGGTTGCCTGATTGCTTGAGTGATTGCTTGGTTTGGATGTCGGTGGATAGTAGATGGATATAGTGGCTCTACTGGTGTGGTTCTCACCAAAGACCCTCGGTCACCGGTGGTATCGGTTACCGGGTCGGCCGGGCAATCGGTTAACCGCTTGCGAGAAGCTTGGACAAGACAAAGGCGCGCAGCTTGCGATCGTTTTTGGATATTCGCttttgggtggttggtggcTGTGTTTTGAGTTGAACTCTCATTGGGGTTTTTCTTTACTTATGTTTTGGGTTCGTttagtttgctttttttcgtttttgtgaGGCGAAACATCGGAAAATTCGGTATTACAATcatataatcgtatataaatatgttcaaAAATCATAATTACGAAAGTAATATTACATAATTAACGGGTACAAATGCGGGGAGTGGGAACCGAAACACCCGTTCTACTAACTTGGCTTTTATTCATCATATCTAACTCGGTGTTAAGGCTACAGCTCCCCGCACTTTTCTGTGGTCTGATTGTTAGTTTTAGAATTTCAAGTTGTAGAGTAACGGAATAGGAAATTATAAAGACTAAGAATATATTGTTATTGGGGTTTTAATATAAAGAGGGGGCACAAAATTATTGCTATATAATTGTATGGTAAGTATATGTAAAGGTAtacaaaaattttgtttatatcaaaaaaatttgtttacacaTTTAAACATCATAATAATCggtataataattaataaaaatatagcataaaatgtataaaaacttttcttgCTTGGATAACTTTAATATAAAtgtcaattaatttttttttcttatcttgcttagatttttttgtttagttttctttgTATACAGACAACTTGCTAAAAACATTGAGAAACATGCAATTTctttgtaaaataatttactcAAAGTTCATGAATAAAGATGTATGTAAatgtacaaatgtatatataattggTATACAGTCAAATTGTCGACGCACAATGACAACATTTGATAGGATCATTAGCAAAAGTTCATTTCAGGATCTGctcaatttcaaattcaaagaTATACGAATTATACGaggtatttatatatacatttgcgAATAGCAATGCTTGTGTATGTGTGATTTGTTAGTGTTGCTCGacttaacatttaaaaaccattagaaaaaattatatatgtatatatgcttGAATTAAAATTACTAAAATTGACGAagtgtgtttttattattcgttTTTGTTGGAAAAGTTGCATTTTGTACTGCTACAATTAagatgttgttgatgttgctatTGCAGTTGTTATTACTTGTCGTTGTTCAGTAAGTTAGTTAGTTGTTTGTAGTTCTTTATCCTTTATCCTGAAATCAACGTATGAGCATGCAGAATGCCGCAATGCGCTCGCGGTGCAACTAAAACAAGCCTCAAAATGGATTGTTTCGACATTACGTTACGTTTTGGTCAAGAAAGTGCAGCGGAAATGCAagtaaagcaaataaaagaaCGATCTAACGAGTGAGGCCGGGGGTGCTGCAGTGGTTCCACCGGAATGATAATATCCCGGATCCGCTGCGCTGACTTTTTGGACCCCGGCCTTCAGATCTGAAGAGCTTTTGGTTGTTGTGCTCTTTTCGTATTGTAGTTGTTTTTTACAAGGATTTGCCTTAAAATAATACTATCAAAAATAGTACCATAGTTAAATGTTACGttttatgtataaatatataacatttgtatatatttgatataaatatatatggtaGGTATATTGACGTATGGTGCATACGAAAACATATGCATTGCAAAGAACGTGAATATTATCCCGTTGCCGGAATAATAATAtgtatctaaaaatatatttatatgctatatataaggtatatatatttaaatagacATTGAATCAAAGCTTTGATTACGCATTtcgtgtgttttgttttgtttttttttgtttgttgtcgttTCTGTTctggttggttgttgtttagtgttttgtttaacaaaacaaaaaaggaaacctatttaaataactattttatgGGAGTGCTGGGGAAaaagtgggtgtgggtgtggctgtgtttgtttggggtggtgtgggtgtttgtgtgtttcaACAGATTTTGGTTTCAGTTGGTTCAAACAATAACAGTTTagttaacaattaaaaaaggCACAAGTTGCAATTGCGCAAAAGGCCAAAAACACTGGCATTTCACACAGTTTCACATAATTGGCACATGCTCCTCTTGTGTTTCatgtttctttgtttgttgttataATCTGGGGTTGCTGTTCTTCtggttgtttgtttgctgcccTTGCGTTTGAGGTATTTGTCATCTTTGGAAAGTCTGTTGAAGGCAACCaggttgttgttcttgtggttgttgttgtttgttgttggtcCGGTCTGGTGGTCGCATATAAATGGCAGGATAGTAGCATTATATATGCCTCGACTTGAACGTCACGTCTACTTTTCTCATCGCTCCTTCTCACTCTTTTAACAACACATCTTTTTTTACACACGCTTCGTcagttttatgtttaaatgcTACTCAACTAATAATTggtaattaaatgttttgtttaaatgAATTCTCGTTTAAAAGGTAcgctttaaaattttaaacatcaAATATATGCCTTTAAAATTATACGTAGgtttatatataataagatagatataaatgtgtatataaaaattgcGATTTTGCTTGTTATATTAAGTGATGAAAATTGTCTGTcaaaatacacatttttttcaatataaaatgaacgattaaaatttatatgttAGCATTAAAGAaatgtttcttgttttctctttCAAAtctacaatttttaaaagttttcttgtttttagcGACGTTGCTTTcgtagttgttgttcttgttctttcttgttgttgtttttgatgttgttgttctttgaCATCATATACCAACAtgatttatatgcaaatatgcataaatataatGCATGCGGTATAtaagcatatataaatatatatgttactATATATCGAAATGCACctaaacttttttgtttttgtttttctctcaGTTTTGTTTGAATGGGAAACACAACAACGTGGAAATTTGGATCAGATCAGGTCTATGGCAAAAATTAGAAGGATTATATGTTctgcggttgttgttgtttgctttgtttggtTGATTATTTCTTTCTGATTTTTTGCTGGCCAGCTATATGTGGCTGAGCTCTACTTAGAACTGTTGAtagttgttgctattgttcTTGTTTTGATGGTAATTACTCGACGTGTTGTTATTGTAATAATTGCTTTGAGCACtactttgttgtttgttgtattTACCATAACCGTAGTCATATCCATTATAGTAGCCGCCGGCATAGTAGTCGCCATAACCACCGGCACCATATCCGCCGTAGCCGCCGCCATAGCCGCCGTAGGATCCCTGTCCGTCCCACTGGTTGTTGTAGCCTAAAGGATGGAATAATACCAAGTTTAGAGACGATTTCCATTTGAAGCGAAAAGCACTGTTTCGTCAGCAGCTGTACTAACCACCACGTCCTCCGTAGCCACCGCGTCCGCCGCGCATACCACCGCGTGGGCCTCCACGCATACCGCCCATCATCTGGTTCTCTGGCTTGGGCGTTGCACGCTTAACATCGACCTCCTTGCCGGCGATCTTCTGCTTGGGCGTCTTCAGCAGATCCGTCACCACCTGCTCCGAATCGAAGGTGATGAAGCAGAATCCCTTACGCTGCGACTTTTGCTTGTCGAATGGCATCTCAACCTCGACGATCTTTAAACAAGAAGAATTTAGGTAAGTCATGACACATACTACACATGCCAATAGTAGGCTGCTTGAGGGATACTTACGTTGCCAAACTGTCCAAAGTAGGTCTTAATCTCCTCATCGCTGATCTCTGTGGTGAGGCCACCGACAAAGATCTTGCCGTGCCTGGCCTTGGCCTTCTTGGGATCGACCTTCTTGCTGTTGATTATGTGCTCATCGACGGCGCTGACCTTGTCAATGGCCTCGGTGTTTGTGAACACGATGAAGGCGAATCCTCGGGAGCGACCGGTCTGGGGATCTGTCTTGACATTGATGCTCTCGATCTCGCCATACTTGCCGAAGTGATCGCGCAGTTCCTCTTGAAAAATAGGAAACAATTTGTTAGCATCAGTTCATATacttagttttagttttatactTACTCTCAGTCGTTTCCCAGCTCAGACCACCGACAAACAGTTTTCTGTGAAAGTTTAAAGATTAATTGGTTAGCTTGAAGTTAtcttaaaacattttaaggtCATTTCAGGGAATATTTGGCGGGAAAAAGGTATATATCTGGGGAAATCAGGCACGAAAATAGGTTGTGTTTGATGCGCGAGGCAAATACTTTCttgatttactttaaatttttcaTCTCTTACTGATTTTCGTATTGGCTGCAAAAGAATTGATGACAGAGCAAGAATacaaaacgaataaaaaaaactcacCAAATTTGAAGTGAAAAATTGCTTTAGTTACTGTATTGCAATCAAAGAATGGATCGGATAGTGTCAAAATACTTGCAAACTCGGAATGAGCGAAAGAGTTCGAGGAGCGAGCGAGCGATCGATCGAGAGACACAAAACGAGCGaaagatatagatatagtatatataaGATATGCAAGAGTGAATTATCAAGATTTTGTTTTGGGTATACTTAAGAGTCTTTGTTTGTACaaataacaattaacaattagtCTTTATTCAATAGGATGAGAAAAATAATGCAAAGGTTTTTATGCTGGATTGTGGTTAGTTTTACTTGCTTTATTTggctgtttattttattttctattttttttataaaaaagaatGTCGAAAAAATATTCATAGACACTTATAGTTTACTGTGATGTACGTTACTCTCATAGATTTCTGGACTTTTTGGAAAGATATCTCAGCGTTCTCGGCGGATTCCCGGCAAATTTGGAACAGTCTCGTCACACGGCGGCGGAATTTCGATTGCAATTTAGTGATTGTGCGTCATTTTTCTGGCAATTCGTTACGTTACATTCGTTCTTTGTGTTTCTTTCTTCTGGCgatatatataatgtatagTTTTCTGAGCTTcataaaaacaaacgaaaaaactGCGAGTCTCTTTTTCACTCGGTCTCTCTCTGTCTCCCATTACTTGGTACTTTTTTGTCTTTCTTTTTTGAGGTAATTTACAAGTTATACGTTAAGAGatacaatataatatatattcgtatacAGTTTACATATGGATCCAATTTTAAATCGAGATAATTTGTTGATAATTTTGTGTGTCGATAGTTCTATATATTGGCAGACTGACTGATTGATTGTTTTAGTTTTGGATAGATAAATACCATCAGCTTCAGTATCGGCGGAGCGGAGACTTTTGGAGACTGGAGTGTGGAGAGGGTTGCATATCCTCCAAGTATAAGTCcgccgaatccgaatccgtatCCGTTTGCCGGGGGCAGGAAtacgaatccaaatccaagtcCGAATCCATATCCGTATCCGACTTGAGCATAGCTTTAAACCCTGACCCGGGGCATTTCACTTCTCTCAAAACCTGCCGGAGAGGAACAAGGTTAGTTCGCTCACAAGACAACAGGATAAGCTATGAttttggatttaatttctccaGTCCGTCCATTTACGGGGGGTTCTCTCTGCATTTTCTTCGTCAGCGCTGGTTTCGTATTATCGTTTAAATGTACAGCATCGTGTGACTTAAGATTAAACTTAGATATAAAATGATCATAAAAGATGGGCAAATGAAGTGTACACTAGACCTAAAACCAAAACGAAGGGGAGCAAACAAGGGAGCAATTCTACTTGATCATCATTATCTCTATGCTTTAATCCatcaaaattattatgcatttacAAGATACTTTAATTTTTagttcaattaatattttggcGCCTTGGCAACTCTAAACGACGCCGGCTGTCGCTCTCTGAGAGTAAGAGAACGCAAAAGAGATGGCGAGCGTGAGCTGGAGCGAGCGAACGAAGCCGGCAAGCAAAAGAGAATAAgtgaaaactgcaaaacaCGTACACACATACAGAACAGCAGGCGTTAGGTTGGTATGTATGCCTGTATGCATCCGCCATTTTGGGTACAAAACTGGAAGAGCACTAAATAACAACGAATAGCCGAACCAAAGAGTAATGCCAATTAAAAAGAATACACTGACATAtacaaacaaaactttttccaaCGTCTTTTTTTCgccacattttttgcaagtGAAAGGCAACCGTATGTTTTTGTGTTCGTATGCGtcacagtgtgtgtgtggggcaaCGTGGGTAACAAACATAACCTCACAAGGGGGAGAAAATGTGCTCCAAACTGAAGAAAACTCTAGTTTTCATTGAGTaaactgtgagtgtgtgtgcaggaAAAAacgttgaaaattttccaTGTCTCACGGGACTGTGATGATGCATTTTGCCCCGAAGAATCTATTAATATTACTTGAAGTACAGTCGCACCGACacctcgcacacacacaaagacacACCGACGCACGAGAGCAAGCGAGAGAGAACACAAAAGGGGTCAGACTTCCCCCGCAGAACCCCGAAAAATCCCATAAAACGCGGCCAACGACGTTAGCTTCGTATTTACGTAACAGAGTCGgcaatatacattatatagaAGCAGAAAATCTATGGGGGGCACATGATCATCGGCTGCCCGTTgcaaaagagaaagagagcaaaaaaaaaaaacgtatccGCCAGATAATGGACATACCTGTCGTCGTCCCGCTGGCCGGATGCGCCCGATTGGTTGTCCGAACTGCCGTTGGTGGAGCCGGCGGCGCCCGCATCACCATTTTCAGATCCAGGACCGTCGGCAGTCACGTCCTTGGTGAAATCCTCGCCGTTCATCTCCGTATCCACTTGCTTGTTCTCGgccattttgtgtgtttttgtttgatttactAATTTCGGGGGCTAAGCAGCacgattttcggtttttttttacgcAGAGCCGGAGATTTTTATACACACTCGCCAAAAAGTCGCACGTACGAATGAAATGACCACCGGAAAATGACAAATGCAAGCGACAGCGTGTGTATATGGGTTCGGCGTTGCCACCTTGGTGTGTTGCCAGTTGAGCCGATTTGGTATTATTTTCGTAACTACTTTTGTTGTATTTGCCTGCTCTACCTGAGGAACGATAGTTTTACATTAAAAATGGATATATTGgggttttttggcaattaaCCACCCCAAATTAGCAATTATAAGGGGCTTAACGTGCGCGTGACCTGCATATCTGCAGTATGGCAGCCCTGATTTATGCAATGTACACACaccaataaaaatgaatattatGAAATAccgaaaaatgaaagaaatatatTGGGGCCCAGCTTACACATTAAACTAGTTACTGTATAAGgtagttttattttaactttatATAGTCATgtaaataacttttttaagGATATAAATTAAAGCCATACAATtgtattacattacattacttTTGTGCTAAACAcatacaaaacaataaaaataatttttcttaaatttgattagttttatttatatacacttttttttaagttttagtCGTGTTCCTTCCGGGCTAAGAattaatctttaaaaaatCTTTGTTTAGACTTAGTGTAccaaaaataagcaaaataaaaataaattgtacgCATCTATATATTCAAAAGCAAAACTGCGC is a window encoding:
- the LOC122622020 gene encoding uncharacterized protein LOC122622020 gives rise to the protein MHSTKIKEGDDREEMELNQIWRGCRKIQGAIFRYNFDICADLKQHDPCCSGFVSEPIFTAVLGKYRKVAGMSESELRDVTDYFQIRDGRVAYRQFCKVVCSETLHKTAKSDLATGLEWNDPWHVNVVPQPEDRRRLCLILLKIAQLCNIPLMPYFQDYELIAQNVGVVTVAHFSRVLHFMKIPLSESDFLLLLRRYMKDGYLVNYVAFLKHIDNIIAYLGEHHLLDNSHDIIKDFPGRLVDLELSQLPAIDGCKAVHPIFPDACSTPKKNRNQCDILFCIQNYIYKNQVRTSEFLESYDSLNVGSITKNQFERGLSNMGVGKYLTQREMSILLERYTDPVDTNRVRWRNFADEIDTVFTIKNLEKMPQCVVESPLRHIQELPRPGAVPWETVPANIRDLCEDAMGKIRIRIRNRRLYLHPFFRSYDKLNSGHVRCNITKQIFRTNGILLSDPEQDSVLSRYGNELGFCYTKFLDDVDPAEYAMPAMVTKQELVECPPFARDNLEPEDISEEVIVRILTNAKRQAVVKSVAVIEFMKDYDRHREGEILESDFKRALDNSSVIIKEEEANILCNIFRSPNRVSCVRYRDFCKALDEIFIQLDTNLGDQVVTAVPLLHLPNLDCVDCFLSFDERTICSQALMKLARKPDEISNLSQVFKDFDREQCGSITQNQFLRGITVRDMHVMLSSREFQAICKCFGVKKGMCMEFNYREFLKILDVLFSTGQMKRNY
- the LOC122622021 gene encoding RNA-binding protein squid isoform X2 translates to MAENKQVDTEMNGEDFTKDVTADGPGSENGDAGAAGSTNGSSDNQSGASGQRDDDRKLFVGGLSWETTEKELRDHFGKYGEIESINVKTDPQTGRSRGFAFIVFTNTEAIDKVSAVDEHIINSKKVDPKKAKARHGKIFVGGLTTEISDEEIKTYFGQFGNIVEVEMPFDKQKSQRKGFCFITFDSEQVVTDLLKTPKQKIAGKEVDVKRATPKPENQMMGGMRGGPRGGMRGGRGGYGGRGGYNNQWDGQGSYGGYGGGYGGYGAGGYGDYYAGGYYNGYDYGYGGGGGFNGGKQRGGGGRQQRHQPY
- the LOC122622021 gene encoding RNA-binding protein squid isoform X1, producing the protein MAENKQVDTEMNGEDFTKDVTADGPGSENGDAGAAGSTNGSSDNQSGASGQRDDDRKLFVGGLSWETTEKELRDHFGKYGEIESINVKTDPQTGRSRGFAFIVFTNTEAIDKVSAVDEHIINSKKVDPKKAKARHGKIFVGGLTTEISDEEIKTYFGQFGNIVEVEMPFDKQKSQRKGFCFITFDSEQVVTDLLKTPKQKIAGKEVDVKRATPKPENQMMGGMRGGPRGGMRGGRGGYGGRGGYNNQWDGQGSYGGYGGGYGGYGAGGYGDYYAGGYYNGYDYGYDGYGYGGGFEGNGYGGGGGGNMGGGRGGPRGGGGPKGGGGGFNGGKQRGGGGRQQRHQPY